Part of the Verrucomicrobiota bacterium genome is shown below.
CCACCCAGACGTTTTCGCCTTCGACACGCACCTCGAAGCTTGGGGTATCATCGGCCCACAAATCGAACGTGCATCCGCTGCGGAGATCGAACCGGGCGTGATGCCAATGGCACGTCAGGATGCCGTCGCGCACACTGCCCTTGGCCAGCGGGAATCCCATGTGGGGGCAGCGATCATCCAGGGCAAAAACGACGCCTTCATGCCAGCAGAGCAACACCGGCCGGTCGGCCCCGGCGACTGTCATCATCCCTTTTTCCCGCAGTTCGGCGACGGTCGCCGCGCAAAAAAAACCTGTCAAATCATGAGGGACGGGTCCGAGGGGCGTCATAAGCCAATCAAACGGTTGATTTCCTCAAAAAGCAAAACCGGTCCCAGCTGAACCAACGTTTTCCACCAAACAAACAGACCTGTCCCTCTCAGGTCTGACCAGTGAAGTAAATAAGTGGACCTGTCCCCAATGGCGCTAAGTTAAGGGCGCTTTGTGACGGCTACGGCGTTGGGTCAGGACGAATTGGTGGCGGGGTTTGGTCAGCAGTTGGTAGTTTTTGGGCCGGCGTTTCTTGGCCCGGGGTTCGACCCGGTCAGGCCGCGCCCGCACGGGATCGGAGGCAATCAGCCGCAGCAATTCGCTCTCCAGCGCGGCTTGTTGACGCACGCTCAGGCCGCCCCCCTGCAGCACGGCCGCAAAGGCCTGCAGGGCGTCCAGCGTGCCTTTGAACGAGAGCCGGCTTAAGGCCACCTGGTGCTGAAGGGCCGCCTGCAGCATCACGGCGCGCACCAGGTTATAAGCAATAAAGTGCATCAACAATTCTTTACCGATCATCTGCGGCGAGCGGCAGCGTAACACGTCGAGCCGCATCAGGGTTTTGAGTTCGCGGAAATGCAACTCCACCTGCCAGCGTTGCAGGTAGAGGCCGGCCAGGGCCTCGGCCGGGTAGGCGACCGGATCCAGCAGGGTGGTCACCAACACCAGGCTGCGGGGGCGGAAGCCTTTGAGGGTGACCTTGACGCGCGCTTGGCGCACCGTCAGGGTGTCGGGCAAGGCCGCAAACTGCTCGGCACTCAGCGTGCGGGGACAGCCGCGCGGCTTGGTCCACGCCAGTTGCCGATCCGCTTTGCCCAAGCGCTGGCCGCGTCGCCAATTGACGCGCCGGGCCTGATGCAGCCGCATGAGGCCATCGACGCCCCGCTGCTGCAAGGTGGCCAGCAAGCCAAAGGAGCAAAACCCCCGGTCCGCCACCAGCACATCGCCTGGGGCTAAGTGGTGCCAGAGTTGTCGAAATAGCTGCACGTCATGCACCCGCACCGGGCCGTGCACCGCGTGCAA
Proteins encoded:
- a CDS encoding IS4 family transposase, which encodes MHASALPILPGFQALLLGQAARRARPQVPPAVLQAKSLSQLRALFGLLIPDSRWQGLPRGPSGRQRLFTPLITFWAFLSQVLSADSACRTAVRKVQAWWIRQGGGPMSANTSAYCQARARLPEATLEAIHQQLAGGMESELPDPHWWRGHQVKVVEGTTCSMPDTAQNQEAYPQPSGQKADCGFPMLKLVGLFSLATGALLHAVHGPVRVHDVQLFRQLWHHLAPGDVLVADRGFCSFGLLATLQQRGVDGLMRLHQARRVNWRRGQRLGKADRQLAWTKPRGCPRTLSAEQFAALPDTLTVRQARVKVTLKGFRPRSLVLVTTLLDPVAYPAEALAGLYLQRWQVELHFRELKTLMRLDVLRCRSPQMIGKELLMHFIAYNLVRAVMLQAALQHQVALSRLSFKGTLDALQAFAAVLQGGGLSVRQQAALESELLRLIASDPVRARPDRVEPRAKKRRPKNYQLLTKPRHQFVLTQRRSRHKAPLT